The genomic stretch TGTAAGCCGTTTTTCCTTTATAATTAAAAGGAACGAGATAAGAATTCCCTGTGCAATATTCTAAATTGTTTTCTTTGAAAAGCTGTGCAATGTATTCTGCAGCTTTATCGTTTTCAGGAGTTCCGATTTCACGGCCTTTCATTTCGTCAGAAGCCAGAGTTGAAATGACGGTTCTTACGCGCTCTTCAGAAACATCTTGTGCGAAAGCCGAAGCAGAAAAAAGGGATAGGAAAAGAAAGGTTAGTTTTTTCATAGGTAGATTTTACGGGTTTAATTATGATCAAATATGTCGCAGTTTTACCCGAAATGTTGCAAGTAATCTTAATTTATTTACATCCCACAGATTTCACAGACTCTCACAGGTTTTATTATGATTAAATTATATAGATACTACCTAAACCTTATAGGTTTTTAAAACCTATAAGGTTTGAACAACAAAATTTAAATATACTATATTCCTGATTTTTAATGCTATTATTTTATTCCAACCATCTGCATAAATCTGTGAAATCAATGGAAAATAAAAAAAACAGCTCCCAAAAAGGAAGCTGTTCTCACTCAAAAAATCGTTGTAAGGTTATCGTAGTCTGTCTACAGATTTTACGAGCCTCTCATCTCTTTTGATAAAAATATTTGCCAAAAACAAACAAATTATCGCAATCGATGGGAAAACCGGCTCAATACCCTTCTCGGGAAAATCTATTCCTCCGGATAAGTTTTGCATCCAGTACACCAATACACCAATCAACAAAGCGTTTATAATGATGCTGATATTATTCAGCAAGATTTGTCTTTTTCTGTTTTTAAAACTAAACAAACTCAATGCGCCAACCAAAACCAGGATAATGCATGCGATACTGATGATCGGAAGATTCCCGAAAACATCCACATCTTGTCCTGTTATATATAAGAAAGCTGCTGCTAAAACCGACAGCAAAATCCAAATGGTCTGTATTCTCTGTAACATAGAATTTCAAATTCAGAAGCAAAAATAACATAAATTTTGCACAATTCAAAAATAAGTGTAGATTTGCAACATACAATGTACTTGAAAACAAAAGTCACCCGACTTACTTTTCTTACTCACAACTAATTACATTTTTACATAAATATGTTTAACATAGAAACGTTAAGGTCAAAATCTGTAACGGAATTGACTAAAATCTTAAAAGATTTGGGCGTTAAGGTTGCAAGAACCAGCAATGAAAATGATAAAATTTTTGCTATTCTAGATTTTCAGGCTTCCAACCCTAAAGTTACAAAAGATTATTTCAATACCACAGAAACCCCTGCTGCTGTTACAGAAGAACAACCGGCAGAGAAGGTAGTAAAACCTGCTCCCAAAAAAGCTGCTCCAAAAAGAACGGCAAAGCCTAAAGCGGTAACGGAGCCAAAAGAAACACCGCCTGCAACTGCACCGGAAGAGATAAAAACAGAAGAAGCCCCTGCTGAAGAAGTAAAAGCTGAAGCTGAAACTAAAGAAAGTGCTCCTGAAGAGAAACCAGCTTCTTCTAATAACAGGCAAAAAAGAAAAAGAGTTTCGCCTCCAGCACAAAATAGTGAAATTGAAGTAAAAGGAACATTAGAACTTCCTTTAAATATAGATTCTCAGCCAAGTGCACCTGCACAAGCTAAAGAAGAAAGACCTAAAAGACCGCAACAAGCACAGCAAGGTCAGCCTCAAAATCAAAAAGGTCAAAATAATCCACAACAAAACAGTGGAAATTCTCAAAATCAGAATCAAAACCAGAACCGGAATCAAAATAACAACCAGAATCCTAATCAAAATCAGAACAGACAGCAACATGCTGAAAGACCTGAAAGACAAGAGGAGCAACACGAACAGAAGAAAGAGTTCAGCTTCGACGGAATGGTTAGTATTGAAGGGGTTTTGGAAATTTTACCAGACAACTACGGATTTTTACGTTCATCAGACTTCTCTTATATTTCGTCACCGGATGACGTGTATGTTTCGACAGCACAGATCAGAAATTTTGGTTTAAAAACCGGAGATACGGTAAGAGGAATTGTAAGACTTCCGAAAGAAGGCGAAAAATATTTTTCATTATTAAAGCCTATTGAAGTTAACGGA from Chryseobacterium indoltheticum encodes the following:
- a CDS encoding DUF4293 family protein, producing MLQRIQTIWILLSVLAAAFLYITGQDVDVFGNLPIISIACIILVLVGALSLFSFKNRKRQILLNNISIIINALLIGVLVYWMQNLSGGIDFPEKGIEPVFPSIAIICLFLANIFIKRDERLVKSVDRLR
- the rho gene encoding transcription termination factor Rho: MFNIETLRSKSVTELTKILKDLGVKVARTSNENDKIFAILDFQASNPKVTKDYFNTTETPAAVTEEQPAEKVVKPAPKKAAPKRTAKPKAVTEPKETPPATAPEEIKTEEAPAEEVKAEAETKESAPEEKPASSNNRQKRKRVSPPAQNSEIEVKGTLELPLNIDSQPSAPAQAKEERPKRPQQAQQGQPQNQKGQNNPQQNSGNSQNQNQNQNRNQNNNQNPNQNQNRQQHAERPERQEEQHEQKKEFSFDGMVSIEGVLEILPDNYGFLRSSDFSYISSPDDVYVSTAQIRNFGLKTGDTVRGIVRLPKEGEKYFSLLKPIEVNGRDLAYIKDRVAFEYLTPLFPEEKFNLSGDNSTMSTRIVDLFAPIGKGQRAMIVAQPKTGKTMLLKDIANSIAANHPEVYMMVLLIDERPEEVTDMERSVNAEVIASTFDEAADKHVKVANLVLAKAQRMVECGHDVVILLDSITRLARAYNTVTPASGKVLSGGVDANALHKPKRFFGAARKIENGGSLTIIATALIDTGSKMDEVIFEEFKGTGNMELQLDRKIANRRIYPAIDLVSSSTRRDDLLLDEVTSQRMWIFRKYLSEMNPIEAMEFVNKNIRGTLNNEEFLMSMNR